The sequence GGGCCTGTTTTCGCAAACAGACCCTTTCGATTTTCTTGAAACTCGGCCGCGCTTCGCCGCCCTCTCAGCGCAGAAACGGAATCGCCAGCGCCAGCGCGGGCAAAAGCTTACGAAACATCCGCTTCGTCGCCGTTTTCACGTTCCAGCGCCTGACGGCGCAGTTTTTCCGCCCGAAAAGCCGCCTCGAAATGACGCCGCTCGAGGCAGGGCGAAACGTCGGTTCCGTTGCGGATCTGTTCGCGCAGCGCCTCCATGGAGGCGGCGTGGCACAGCGCCGCGATCTCGGCGCCGTTCATGCCTTCGGTCCGTACGGCCAGATCGCGGAACGACAGCCCCGCAAGAGGGAGCTTGCGCAGATGGATGCGCAGGATCTCCTCGCGCGCCGCTTCGTCAGGCATGGGCAGCTCCAGCGCCAGTTCGAAACGGCCGGCGCTGAACAGGGCCGGATCGATGCGGTCGATGCGGTTCGTCGTCGCTACCACCACCACGCCTCCCATGTCTTCGATGCCGCTCATCTCGGCCAAAAACTGGCTGATAACGCGGTCGGCGGTCTGCGCCTGCGAACTGCCGTCGTTGCCGCGGCGCGGCGTCAGCGAGTCGATCTCGTCGAAATAGAGGATCGACGGCGCCGCCTGCCGGGCCGTGCGGAACACTTCGCGCAGGGCCCGCTCGCTTTCCCCCACGTAACGCGACATCAGCGACGGGCCCTTGACGGTGATGAAGTTCACGCCGCTCTCGTGGGCCAGAGCCTTGACCAGCAGCGTCTTGCCCGTTCCCGAGGGGCCGTGGATCATGATGCCCCGCGGCGGCGTCACGCCCCAGCGGCGAAACAAATCGCCCTGTTTGAGCGGCCACTGCACGGCCTCGACGAGTTTTTCCTTCGCGTCTTTCAGGCCGCCCACGTCATCCCACGTTGTATTCGGGATTTCCACGAAAACTTCGCGGATGGCCGACGCCTCGATCTCGCGCAGCGCCGTGAGAAAGTCGTTCATGGTGATCTCCAAGGAGAGGAAGCTTTCGTCCTTCAGTTTCGCCGCGTCGTCAAGCGACGGCAGCAGGCGGCGCAGCGCCATCATGGCCGATTCCTTGGCGAGGGCCTGCAGGTCGGCGCCGACGAAACCGTGCGTGATGTCGGCCAGACGCTCCAGATCCACGCTTTCCGACAACGGCATGCCGCGCGTGTGGATCTTCAGGATCTCCAGGCGGCCGTTGCGGTCGGGGATGGGCACGGCGATCTCGCGGTCGAAACGCCCGGGACGGCGCAGCGCCGGATCGAGCGTGTTGGGGATGTTCGTGGCGGCGATGACCACGACTTGGCCGCGCGACGAAAGGCCGTCCATCAGCGTCAGCAGTTGGGCCACGACGCGCCGTTCCACCTGTTTCTCGCCGCCCATTTCCTCGCGTTTGGGGGCAATAGCGTCCACCTCGTCGATGAAGACGATGGCCGGCGCGTTCTGCTGGGCTTCCTCGAAAACGGCGCGCAGGCGCTCCTCGCTCTCGCCGTAATACTTGCCGATAATCTCCGGGCCGGAAATGCTCGTGAACCAGGCGTCGCTTTCGTTGGCCACGGCGCGGGCAATCACCGTCTTGCCGGTGCCGGGAGGGCCGTAGAGGAGCACGCCCTTCGGCGGCTCCACGCCAAGGCGCACAAAAGCCTCCGGAAACTTCAGCGGCAGTTCGATCATCTCGCGGATGCGGCGCAGCTGCGCGTCCAATCCGCCGATGTCGGCATAGGTGATCTTTTTCGGTTTCAGGGCGCCGATCTGGGCCCGCTCGAGAACGACGTCGGTGGAGGCGGTCACCATCACGGCGCCGCTGGGCATCGTTTCGGCCACGCGCAGACGCAGTTCGTTTCCGTAAGGCGACAGGATCCGCACTTCGTCGCCGACGCTCGCCGGAAGGTCGCGCAGGCGCGCGCGGATATAGCCTCGGTCCAGCTCGCCAGCGGCGACGGCCGCCATGGGGATCAGCACGATGCGCTCGGCATAGCCCAGCTCGCAGCGATAAAGGCGCGCCTCGCCCCCTTCGCCGCGGCCGAGATTCTCCATGCCGACGGGATCGAGCCCCACGCAGCCTTCGTCGACGGAAGCGTCGTAGACCACGCGGAAAGCCGAGCGACGTTCGCCTTCGAGCTCCACGAAACCGCCGTCGGTCAGAGCATATCGGTTCATATCGACCGGAGACACCCGCGCGTGCACAAGCCCTCGGTCCGATTCGTTTCCACTGATGATTTTCAGCAAAGCCACCACCTCCGTAACCCAGTGAAAGTTTATCACAATTCGTTTTCTTCGGCAGAATTGGCAAAGAAAATCAACTCTCACGATCTTTTTGGCGCTTTGCCTCTTGACTTTTGGCGGTGATATTATAAGTTGTTCGCGGCAGGATCTTTTTCAGCCGAGCCACTCTCATCACGCAAAGGAGTTTTTTCATGTCGAACAAAACGCTCGCGGAGGTGCGCGCGCTTCCCGTCGATTCCAAATTCCAGTCCGTCGGCCTGGTCACGGAGCTCAAGGAAAAGCGCGACAAAAACGACAAACCCTACTGGATCATGTCCGTCATGGACAAATCGGGGGTTCTCGACGCCAAGGTCTGGGGCAACGCCCAGTGGTTCGACCTCAAGGACGGCGTCAAAAAGGAAATCGGCGATCCCGCCTCTTCGCCGCTGGTGCAGAACCTCAAGGGCGAAACGGCGGGGCTGATCGGCTCGATCACCGAATTCAAGGGTAAGCCGCAGTACCAGTTCAACCAGATCTGGCTCGTCGATCAGGAGCGCGAAGAGTACCGTCCGGCCGCGTTCATCCGCGCCGCCGGGGTCCCCGCCGACCGGCTGGAGGCCGAATTCTGGCAGCTCGTCAACGGCTGCGGCGGCGAAGCGGGCGAATTCCTGCGCTTCGTCTTTCGTCCCAACAGCGAAACGTGGCAGGCCTTCAAGATTTTCCCCGCCGCCGTGGCGCACCATCACGCCTACCTGCACGGCCTGCTTGAACACACGCTCGGCGTGGCGCGTTCCGCGAAGGCCGTCGCCCAGAGCTACCAGGGCACCGCGTACGAGCCCGACCTCGACATCGTCGTCGCCGGAGCGCTGCTGCACGACCTCGGCAAGCTCGACACCTACGCGCTCGATCCCGGC comes from Pyramidobacter piscolens W5455 and encodes:
- a CDS encoding 3'-5' exoribonuclease YhaM family protein → MSNKTLAEVRALPVDSKFQSVGLVTELKEKRDKNDKPYWIMSVMDKSGVLDAKVWGNAQWFDLKDGVKKEIGDPASSPLVQNLKGETAGLIGSITEFKGKPQYQFNQIWLVDQEREEYRPAAFIRAAGVPADRLEAEFWQLVNGCGGEAGEFLRFVFRPNSETWQAFKIFPAAVAHHHAYLHGLLEHTLGVARSAKAVAQSYQGTAYEPDLDIVVAGALLHDLGKLDTYALDPGPESTLEGTVLDHIATGYARFVRLADEFKLTPLTRTLLAHIILSHHGQKEFGSPVLPATPEAMIVAAADNLDFYLNSWHGAVEQLDGGMEADRAISDFDFSTQRRLWKWRPEQPR
- a CDS encoding CDC48 family AAA ATPase, with the protein product MINFHWVTEVVALLKIISGNESDRGLVHARVSPVDMNRYALTDGGFVELEGERRSAFRVVYDASVDEGCVGLDPVGMENLGRGEGGEARLYRCELGYAERIVLIPMAAVAAGELDRGYIRARLRDLPASVGDEVRILSPYGNELRLRVAETMPSGAVMVTASTDVVLERAQIGALKPKKITYADIGGLDAQLRRIREMIELPLKFPEAFVRLGVEPPKGVLLYGPPGTGKTVIARAVANESDAWFTSISGPEIIGKYYGESEERLRAVFEEAQQNAPAIVFIDEVDAIAPKREEMGGEKQVERRVVAQLLTLMDGLSSRGQVVVIAATNIPNTLDPALRRPGRFDREIAVPIPDRNGRLEILKIHTRGMPLSESVDLERLADITHGFVGADLQALAKESAMMALRRLLPSLDDAAKLKDESFLSLEITMNDFLTALREIEASAIREVFVEIPNTTWDDVGGLKDAKEKLVEAVQWPLKQGDLFRRWGVTPPRGIMIHGPSGTGKTLLVKALAHESGVNFITVKGPSLMSRYVGESERALREVFRTARQAAPSILYFDEIDSLTPRRGNDGSSQAQTADRVISQFLAEMSGIEDMGGVVVVATTNRIDRIDPALFSAGRFELALELPMPDEAAREEILRIHLRKLPLAGLSFRDLAVRTEGMNGAEIAALCHAASMEALREQIRNGTDVSPCLERRHFEAAFRAEKLRRQALERENGDEADVS